Proteins from one Geomonas agri genomic window:
- a CDS encoding chemotaxis protein CheV gives MEPNNKILLESGTNELEIVEFRIDEVDGKGNVIPCYFGVNVAKVREIIRLPETRKVVNSHPCVSGMIKLRDQVITLIDLSRSLNKNTDGIPADRVIVLEFNRIVVGIQVHSVSRIYRISWENVEPPVKAIHDANITGVVKMEDRIILILDFEKIIGELSSTMALAAPGEDLMLAHSALNRGARTILVADDSAFIRRTMCGSLREAGYKVVEAENGEEAWEHVQAVRQKCAESGQPLKELLSLVITDIEMPRMDGLHLTALIRKEADLGGLPVVIFSSLASDDNKLKWRNLGASDILTKPDLPNLVQKADTLAL, from the coding sequence ATGGAACCGAACAACAAGATCCTGCTGGAAAGCGGCACCAACGAACTGGAAATAGTCGAATTCAGGATCGACGAGGTGGACGGCAAGGGGAACGTGATTCCCTGCTACTTCGGCGTCAATGTGGCCAAGGTGCGCGAGATCATCAGGCTGCCCGAGACCCGCAAGGTGGTGAACTCCCACCCCTGCGTCAGCGGCATGATCAAACTGCGCGACCAGGTGATCACCCTGATCGACCTCTCCCGCTCGCTGAACAAGAACACGGATGGGATCCCGGCGGATCGGGTCATCGTGCTCGAGTTCAACAGGATCGTGGTCGGCATCCAGGTACACTCCGTCTCCCGCATCTATCGGATCTCATGGGAAAACGTGGAGCCGCCGGTCAAGGCTATCCACGACGCCAACATCACCGGCGTGGTGAAGATGGAGGACAGGATCATCCTTATCCTCGACTTCGAGAAGATCATCGGCGAGCTCTCCTCCACCATGGCGCTGGCCGCACCGGGCGAGGACCTGATGCTGGCCCATTCTGCCCTGAACCGCGGGGCCAGGACCATCCTGGTCGCCGACGACTCCGCCTTCATCAGGAGGACTATGTGCGGTTCCCTGCGCGAAGCGGGCTACAAGGTGGTGGAGGCGGAGAACGGCGAGGAGGCGTGGGAGCACGTGCAGGCGGTACGGCAGAAGTGCGCCGAGAGCGGGCAGCCGCTCAAGGAACTGCTGAGCCTCGTCATCACCGACATCGAAATGCCCCGAATGGACGGCCTGCACCTCACCGCCCTGATCAGGAAAGAAGCGGACCTGGGCGGGCTGCCGGTGGTAATCTTCTCGTCACTGGCCAGCGACGACAACAAGTTGAAATGGCGCAACCTCGGCGCCAGCGACATCCTTACCAAGCCGGACCTCCCCAACCTGGTCCAGAAGGCGGATACTCTTGCCCTATGA
- a CDS encoding molybdopterin oxidoreductase family protein, whose product MNVVTRRSVCPFDCPDTCSMLVQVENGKAIAVQGDPLHPFSRGTLCPKMRHYEKSVHSPLRLTTPLKRTGAKGSGEFTPITWDEAIATIAERWRTIISGHGAEAILPYSYAGTMGIVQRNAGHPFFHRMGASRLDRTICSPAKGAGWEAVMGKTATPPPESAGSSDLLILWGINAAATSIHFLNQAQEVRQRGGQIWLIDTYETPTASAANRTFLVRPGSDGALALGMMHIIAREGLADREFIAEQVLGFDELAAEVLPAMTPERCAEITGLKAEAVVEMARAYAAAKAPFIRLGSGLSRYGNGSMTVRTICCLPALVGAYGKEGAGCFPDTATGGAFPMEILTREDLTPGPTRLINMNQLGDALNQLDAPRVMGLYVYHSNPAAVTPDQNAVLEGLSREDLFTVVHERFMTDTARYADIVLPATSSLEHSDIYRSYGTYCIQRAQAVIDPVGGSKPNWEVFSLLAQAMGFEEEIFTLSADQMIDRLLEVPKPLRAGIDEEALAEGRPVTLAARPAGIMTPSGKIEILNERLAEKLPRYLPTHEEQGRLPFRLMTAPTPYALNATFYEREELRESQGGMQLKMNPQDAADKGLSDGAEVVAWNELGKVTFRLQVTPKVPRSVVVAEGVWWLAHAPGARSVNALTSQRLTDQGGGSTFYDNRVDVRLAN is encoded by the coding sequence ATGAACGTCGTCACCAGGAGATCGGTCTGCCCCTTCGACTGCCCGGATACCTGCAGCATGCTGGTGCAGGTGGAAAACGGCAAGGCCATCGCCGTGCAAGGCGACCCGCTGCACCCCTTCAGCCGCGGCACCCTCTGCCCAAAGATGCGCCACTATGAGAAAAGCGTCCATTCGCCGCTGCGCCTGACGACGCCGCTCAAGAGGACCGGCGCCAAGGGGAGCGGCGAGTTCACCCCCATCACCTGGGACGAGGCGATCGCCACCATAGCCGAGCGCTGGCGCACCATCATCTCCGGGCACGGCGCCGAGGCGATCCTCCCCTATTCCTACGCGGGGACCATGGGCATCGTGCAGCGTAACGCGGGACATCCCTTTTTCCATCGCATGGGCGCCTCCCGGCTGGACCGTACCATCTGCTCCCCGGCCAAGGGAGCGGGATGGGAGGCGGTGATGGGCAAGACGGCGACACCGCCGCCGGAATCGGCCGGCAGCAGCGACCTGCTCATCCTGTGGGGGATCAACGCGGCGGCGACCAGCATCCACTTCCTCAACCAGGCGCAGGAGGTGCGGCAAAGGGGCGGCCAGATCTGGCTGATCGACACCTACGAGACGCCAACCGCCTCGGCAGCGAACCGCACCTTCCTGGTGCGACCGGGAAGCGACGGGGCGCTGGCCCTGGGGATGATGCACATCATTGCACGCGAGGGACTCGCCGACCGCGAGTTCATTGCGGAGCAGGTGCTCGGCTTCGATGAACTAGCGGCCGAGGTACTCCCAGCCATGACCCCGGAGCGCTGTGCGGAGATTACCGGCCTCAAGGCAGAGGCAGTCGTGGAGATGGCGCGTGCCTACGCTGCGGCCAAGGCCCCCTTCATCCGCCTGGGGAGCGGGTTGTCGCGCTACGGCAACGGCTCTATGACGGTACGCACGATCTGCTGCCTGCCGGCGCTGGTCGGCGCCTACGGCAAGGAGGGCGCAGGGTGCTTCCCCGACACCGCGACCGGGGGCGCCTTCCCGATGGAGATCCTGACCAGGGAGGACCTGACTCCCGGGCCGACCCGGCTCATCAACATGAACCAGCTGGGCGACGCGCTGAACCAGCTCGACGCGCCGCGGGTCATGGGGCTCTACGTGTACCACTCCAACCCGGCCGCGGTGACCCCGGACCAGAACGCGGTGCTCGAGGGCCTGTCCCGCGAGGACCTTTTCACCGTGGTGCATGAACGCTTCATGACCGACACCGCGCGCTACGCCGACATCGTGCTCCCCGCCACATCGTCGCTGGAGCACAGCGACATCTACCGTTCCTACGGCACCTACTGCATCCAGCGCGCCCAGGCGGTGATCGATCCGGTGGGGGGGAGCAAGCCCAACTGGGAGGTGTTCTCCCTTCTGGCCCAGGCGATGGGCTTTGAGGAAGAGATCTTCACCCTCAGCGCGGACCAGATGATCGACCGGCTCCTGGAGGTGCCCAAGCCGCTGCGCGCGGGGATCGACGAGGAGGCGCTTGCGGAAGGACGCCCGGTGACCCTGGCGGCACGGCCGGCAGGGATCATGACGCCGTCGGGTAAGATCGAGATTTTGAACGAGAGGCTCGCCGAGAAGCTGCCGCGCTACCTCCCCACCCACGAGGAGCAGGGGCGGCTTCCCTTCCGGCTGATGACCGCGCCCACCCCGTACGCACTGAATGCAACCTTCTACGAGCGGGAAGAGTTGAGGGAGAGCCAGGGGGGGATGCAGCTCAAGATGAATCCGCAGGATGCGGCTGACAAGGGACTTAGCGACGGCGCGGAGGTGGTGGCTTGGAACGAGCTCGGCAAGGTCACCTTCCGGCTGCAGGTAACGCCCAAGGTGCCGCGGAGCGTGGTGGTGGCCGAGGGGGTATGGTGGCTCGCCCATGCGCCGGGAGCGCGCTCGGTGAACGCCCTCACATCGCAGCGTTTGACCGACCAGGGCGGCGGGAGCACCTTCTACGACAACCGGGTCGATGTGCGCTTGGCCAATTGA
- a CDS encoding cytochrome c3 family protein, translating into MKRIAIAAAAMVVVMTAAQAMAVSAGKTVEWPTSMGKVTFKGDDHAGKGLKCNECHTKIFKMKKGSAQMKMADINAGKYCGECHNGKKAFKPAGNCAKCHKK; encoded by the coding sequence ATGAAAAGAATTGCGATAGCAGCGGCGGCAATGGTGGTAGTAATGACAGCGGCACAGGCCATGGCGGTTTCGGCAGGCAAGACCGTGGAGTGGCCGACCTCGATGGGTAAAGTGACCTTCAAGGGCGACGACCATGCCGGCAAGGGGCTCAAATGTAACGAGTGCCACACCAAGATCTTCAAGATGAAGAAGGGCTCCGCCCAGATGAAGATGGCCGACATCAACGCCGGTAAGTACTGCGGCGAGTGCCACAACGGCAAGAAGGCCTTCAAGCCTGCCGGCAACTGCGCCAAGTGCCATAAGAAGTAG
- a CDS encoding PilZ-like domain-containing protein codes for MEDDYSEYRQVLAPGMRIEIGIPLSGGGVFRDWGVISESGGDLLQLQISRDVLPANVRVDVGFILDVSVWLGKDSYTCSGIVTDRLGDRVLQIRLFGRFTLRERRQFFRTDMALRVRYDIVDESTRKEVERDWEVRKEREQMKFQGYDDFVIAAQMARFKPAKDIVWRDLLRAQLNLGGGGICLRMPTTARPDQLVNMELYLPQEPPRLVHAVGQVVHVKPPLVQRDGSNRYDVGMEFLFLDERDRDLIFKQISSVQIAHLRKIADKRDEDEATDTPPVVLSRRQKVVRALWTLFALILVYALGRYLISYSKAPPENEIQKTYEESIRKYRHLDKQP; via the coding sequence ATGGAAGACGATTACAGCGAATACCGCCAGGTCCTTGCACCGGGCATGCGCATCGAGATCGGCATCCCGCTCTCGGGCGGCGGCGTGTTCCGGGACTGGGGCGTCATCAGCGAGTCGGGCGGAGACCTGCTGCAGTTGCAGATCTCCCGCGACGTGCTTCCGGCCAACGTCCGGGTGGATGTCGGCTTCATCCTTGATGTCAGCGTCTGGCTTGGCAAGGACAGCTATACCTGCAGCGGTATCGTCACCGACCGCCTCGGCGACCGTGTGCTGCAGATACGGCTTTTCGGCCGATTCACCCTGCGCGAACGGCGCCAGTTCTTCCGGACCGACATGGCGTTGAGGGTCCGCTACGACATAGTGGACGAGTCGACCCGCAAAGAGGTGGAAAGGGATTGGGAGGTGCGCAAGGAGCGCGAGCAGATGAAGTTCCAGGGGTATGATGACTTCGTCATCGCCGCCCAGATGGCGCGCTTCAAGCCGGCCAAGGACATCGTCTGGCGGGATCTGCTTCGGGCCCAGCTGAACCTGGGCGGAGGCGGGATCTGTCTGCGCATGCCGACCACGGCGCGGCCGGACCAACTGGTGAACATGGAACTGTACCTGCCGCAGGAGCCGCCGCGGCTAGTGCATGCGGTCGGTCAGGTCGTCCATGTCAAGCCTCCGCTTGTGCAGCGTGACGGCTCCAACCGCTACGACGTCGGCATGGAATTCCTTTTTCTGGACGAGCGGGACCGCGACCTGATCTTCAAGCAGATCTCCTCGGTCCAGATCGCCCACCTGCGCAAGATCGCCGACAAGCGTGACGAGGACGAGGCTACCGACACTCCTCCGGTTGTGCTGTCCCGCAGGCAAAAAGTGGTCAGAGCCCTCTGGACGCTGTTTGCTCTCATCCTGGTGTATGCCCTGGGACGCTACCTCATTTCCTACAGCAAAGCCCCCCCCGAAAACGAGATCCAGAAAACCTACGAAGAATCAATCCGCAAGTACCGCCACCTG